From the Astatotilapia calliptera chromosome 6, fAstCal1.2, whole genome shotgun sequence genome, one window contains:
- the adra2a gene encoding alpha-2A adrenergic receptor: MECAMETNQTDMKVYTLQIALPLTVLVAIMILLIVFGNVLVVIAVFTSRALRAPQNLFLVSLASADILVATLVMPFSLANELMGYWYFGGVWCEIYLALDVLFCTASIAHLCAISLDRYWSITQAIEYNLKRTPRRIKCIIFIVWVIAAVISFPPLITMKKDKNTENDYNNNNSFTNVTKPSCRINDEKWYVISSCIGSFFLPCIIMVLVYIRIYQIAKKRTRAPPGDRKRKDLPKAATVAASNQKQNGMGDDEDHDKLNGEQVIKLKEEVKRGDGAEDEKGEANGVDIEDSSSSDHHMHNPCSIKKKSTKGKPRLSQIKPGEDDVRKREPSTKGSRWKGRQNREKRFTFVLAVVIGAFVICWFPFFFTYMLKTLCLSCCVPEKLFKFFFWFGYCNSALNPIIYTIFNNDFRRSFKKILCRRDTRRYV; this comes from the coding sequence ATGGAGTGTGCTATGGAGACCAACCAGACAGACATGAAAGTTTACACCCTCCAGATTGCCCTGCCACTCACAGTGCTGGTGGCGATCATGATCCTGTTGATAGTGTTTGGTAATGTCCTGGTGGTCATAGCTGTGTTTACAAGCCGGGCCCTGCGGGCTCCCCAGAACTTATTCTTGGTGTCTCTGGCATCAGCAGACATTTTAGTGGCTACCCTTGTGATGCCTTTCTCCTTGGCCAATGAGCTCATGGGATACTGGTACTTCGGTGGAGTGTGGTGTGAGATCTATCTTGCACTTGATGTTCTCTTCTGCACTGCCTCCATTGCCCACCTTTGTGCTATCAGCTTAGACCGCTACTGGTCCATCACCCAGGCCATCGAGTACAACCTGAAAAGGACACCGCGTCGCATCAAATGCATCATCTTCATTGTGTGGGTTATTGCAGCAGTTATATCCTTCCCACCTCTAATCACCATGAAGAAAGACAAGAATACTGAAAATgattataacaataataacagtttTACTAATGTTACTAAACCTTCGTGTAGGATCAATGATGAGAAATGGTATGTCATCTCCTCCTGCATCGGGTCTTTCTTCCTCCCTTGCATCATCATGGTTCTGGTCTATATTCGGATCTACCAGATTGCCAAAAAGAGGACACGAGCACCACCCGGAGACAGAAAGCGAAAGGATCTGCCAAAGGCTGCCACCGTCGCTGCTTCCAACCAGAAGCAGAACGGCATGGGGGATGATGAGGATCACGACAAGCTGAATGGCGAACAGGTCATCAAACTGAAGGAGGAAGTGAAACGAGGCGATGGTGCAGAGGATGAGAAAGGTGAGGCCAACGGGGTGGACATTGAGGACTCATCCTCCTCTGATCATCATATGCACAATCCatgctcaattaaaaaaaaatcgacCAAGGGGAAACCCAGACTGAGTCAAATCAAACCAGGGGAAGATGATGTCAGAAAGCGCGAGCCGAGCACCAAAGGCAGCCGCTGGAAAGGCCGTCAGAACCGAGAGAAACGCTTCACTTTCGTCCTGGCAGTGGTCATTGGAGCATTTGTGATCTGCtggtttccctttttctttacataCATGCTGAAGACACTGTGTCTGTCCTGCTGTGTCCCTGAAAAACTGTTCAAGTTTTTCTTCTGGTTCGGCTATTGCAACAGTGCACTGAACCCCATCATTTACACCATCTTCAACAACGACTTCCGGAGGTCATTCAAAAAGATTCTGTGCAGGAGGGACACTAGGAGATATGTATGA